DNA sequence from the bacterium genome:
TCTTCGAGTACGCGAATGTCCTGAGCCGCGAGCCCCTCAATCGCATCAATCAAGAGAATCGCTACATCGCACTCTTGTATTGTCTTGAGTGTACGAAGAGTGCTGTAAAATTCGAGATTTTCTTTAACTTTGGCCTTGCGTCGCAGACCGGCCGTATCAATCAATTTGAATGCGGTATCATTGTAAATAAAATCAGTATCAATCGCGTCGCGCGTTGTTCCCGGTATATCCGAAACGATATGTTTATTTTTACCGATGATGGCGTTGACCAAAGAAGATTTTCCGACATTGGGGCGTCCGATAATAGCCAAACGAATGGCGCTAGTATCGGTCGTTATTTCGTCCGGACTGGCCGCAAATCGGTCACCAAGCGCCGTCATGATACGATCGAGCATGTCGCCGATATGGCGACTGTTAAGCGCCGATATCATCAGCGGTTGACCCATGGCCAGTTTATAAATTTCCTGATCCGCCAGTGTATTTTGATAGACCTTTTCGTTGTCCACTTTATTGACTATCAATAACGATGTTTTTTTAGAACGTTTTAAAACATCGGCAATTTTCATTTCTGTCGTGGAAAGTTGGCTTACGGCATCAATCAGTAAAATAACGAGATCGGATTCGTCAATAGCCAGCTGCGCTTGCTCACGGATAGCGGTATTGATGAGATCATGCGAATCCGGAATAAACCCGCCCGTATCGATGAGAATAAAATTTTTTCCACGCCATTCGGCGATTTCATAGTGACGGTCCCGTGTTACCCCGGGTGTGCCGTCTACGATGGCATCCTGACGTCCGATGATGCGGTTGAATAGCGTTGATTTTCCTACATTGGGCCGTCCGACTATCGTGACGACGGGAAGGCGGTTGATTTTTTTTGAGGCCACTTTAAAAGTCAATATTGAATATATATACTTGATTTAATAACCTAACCAACAGCGCGTACTATTTCAAGGTTTAAATAGGAATTTATGTATATACGATCGCTTCAAATACGCGATTTTATGGGTTTTTCGGTGTATCGGACCGAATTCAAAGAGGGATTTTCCGCTTTGATGATGGGCCCGTCCCAAGGAAAAACCGGTTTGCGAATGGCCATGCGCGCTGTACTCACGGATCATTTTGATCGCAATTTTGCCTTGTTTCACCGTAATCATTCCGATACGTCTGAAATCAATTTGGAGTTGTATTGCGGAAAGAGTGCCTTAAGATTTAATAAGAATTGGACCGGCGGTGCTGTACAACAATGGACTGTAGAAAATCCGGATGCCGGCACGGTTTTAGACCTTACAAACCAGGGAACGTATGATGATTGGGCGCGATGGCTTTTGTATGAAACGCAAGGTTGGCCGGTGAGCGAACATGATGGTGAGACTGTTTTGCACAATGAATGGGCGCGTGAACAGTACGATTTTTTGATGCGCCTTATTTTCTGTGATGAAACGACTATGGCTGATCTCATGACGATGCCGATTTCTTCGTTGGTAGGCCTTCGGTATGTACAGAATATGGAAGTGCGATTAAATGAATTGATACAAAAAGCGTCAGAAAAAGTATTTATTCTCAAATCGGAAGAAAACCTCGTCCAAAACGAACTGTCATTATTAGAACAAAAGCGACAAATGGTTTTAGTGTTGGAAAAGGATTTGGAAAGCGATACCGAATTACTTCAAAAATTGGACGAAAGACTGATTCAAACGCAACACGATCGCGTACAAGCCGAGCGCATCACCGGCTATATTCAGGAAAAGCGCAGCGAAATTACCAAACTAGGTTTTGAAATTACGACGTATCAAAACGTCATGCAAAACAACGTATTGCAAGATACGTCGGAAGAAGAAATACGTACGCTGGATCGTAAAGCGCGGTTATATGAAAAAGCCCTTAAAGAAATAGAAACCATCGAAGAAAACATCATACAACGACGGCACTTAGAAAAAAATCTCGAAGGCATCGAGCAGGAGATACAGGTCATAGATCGCACGCATACGGGCAAATTACCTCCGGAAATAAAAACGCAAAAAAAAGCGTACGAGTCCGAAGCGCGTCGTTTGCGTTTGTTGTTGTCCAAAATGCAGGATGATCCTTCTTCGATGGAGCATTGGCAAACTGAAAAACGCACGCATGAAGAAGCGTATCATCAATATACGATTCTCAAAAAAACGCGCCAGTACATGAACCAAAATAATCTGCAAAAGTTGAAATCAACGACTGAAAAATTGATCGTGAAGCGCCAACAAATGCAAGATGAACTGGATCAGATATTTGCATCGCAGCACGAAACTCAATATCAGAAACTGGAAGCGGCCGTTGCATCGGATCGCCAGCAAGCGCTCGAACTGAAAGAGCGGATGGCTGCGGCCGTTGCAAGAAAAGAAAAGTTACAGCAGGAGATACAAGCGCTTCAACTTGTCGTAGATAAGCATCTTTCGCGGGCCGATCAGAAACGTCGGGAAATCACATCAAAACGGCATTTACTTTTTGTTCGCGAGACGGTTATGGATTTTTATAACGCGCAAATCGAGCTTCGAAAAAACGAACTGAGTCGTCAGATTAAAACGCATTTAAAGAAATTTCGAGTTGAATTTACAAATAAACAGCTGTTCGGAAAAAACAAAACGAATGAAGCTTCGCATGAAACGATACCGATATCCTCATCAGAGCGGGCTCTATCTCAGCATATTCTTGCTATGACAGTCTTGGCTATGAATTTAAAAAGTCCTCTTTTTTTTGCTGATGAGAACTTTTCGTGGTATCTGACGAAAGAAGATCGTACGGAGATCGAAACATTGGCCGATCAATTAAAGTTTGGTCAATTCATGTTCTTCGAAAAAAATTAAAACTCTATATCGCCCACAATGACCGATTCGCGTATCGGCGCGACGAGTTCCTTAACGACCCTCAGATGTTCAGGATGATCGGCATAAATTTGCAAATCTTCCTTATTTTTAAAACGACTCGTAAGCATAATATCGTGCCCTTGGCGACGTTCGGAAAAATTAGGCCGCGCATGAATTTCAATGACTTGCGGTATTCGATGTTTCAGATCTTCCAAAGCAGCGCACATGTTTTCGATAGCGGTAGTATCTGCACCCGGTTTAAGTTTGAATAAAACGATGTGATCAATCACGGTATCCTCCTTGTTTAAAAAGCAAATTCTAATGCGCGTTTGGCAGTAAAATAACGGTTATAGATGTAGGTTGATTTGGCCTCAATCTCTATTTTATATATTCCTGAAGGTGCTAATTGTTCGGTCATAGCGGGTTGTTTGCCTTGTGAAGAATCGGACTTATTTTGTTCGCGAAATTGTAAAATGTCCCGCAACGGGCTGTTGGATTTATATGCTCTGTTCCACTGTAGCGTTTTGATTCCCGGCGATGTCATGCTATTACGGGCAAGTGTAGCGACAAGTTTTCCTTTTTCATCCACGATGCGGGCCGTAAGACGGGATGTTTCCGGTAAATAAAACGAAAATACTAACTGACTATCCTTGAGCGCGACATTGAGATTCTGTATGTCTGTTCCGATATGATAATATTGTGCGCTGATTTTATCGGCGATAAATACCTGACCAAATTTTTTTCCTATGGCGATGGCACGAGGTTCTATAAATTGATTTTCTCCGTC
Encoded proteins:
- the der gene encoding ribosome biogenesis GTPase Der gives rise to the protein MASKKINRLPVVTIVGRPNVGKSTLFNRIIGRQDAIVDGTPGVTRDRHYEIAEWRGKNFILIDTGGFIPDSHDLINTAIREQAQLAIDESDLVILLIDAVSQLSTTEMKIADVLKRSKKTSLLIVNKVDNEKVYQNTLADQEIYKLAMGQPLMISALNSRHIGDMLDRIMTALGDRFAASPDEITTDTSAIRLAIIGRPNVGKSSLVNAIIGKNKHIVSDIPGTTRDAIDTDFIYNDTAFKLIDTAGLRRKAKVKENLEFYSTLRTLKTIQECDVAILLIDAIEGLAAQDIRVLEEARQLKKGLILVVNKWDLVKKTDKTALDYEKHLDKALGATKYIPYVFTSALTKQRVAKVLETAKKVHDERNRTIATAQLNRFLERIIARNHPPAVRGKEIKLNYATQVKSRPPVFAIFSNEPTLIPANYRQYIENQMRDEFGFEGVPLSLTFRKKSRDRYE
- a CDS encoding Dabb family protein — translated: MIDHIVLFKLKPGADTTAIENMCAALEDLKHRIPQVIEIHARPNFSERRQGHDIMLTSRFKNKEDLQIYADHPEHLRVVKELVAPIRESVIVGDIEF